Proteins encoded within one genomic window of Halorussus salilacus:
- a CDS encoding 2Fe-2S iron-sulfur cluster-binding protein, whose amino-acid sequence MTEYTVEFAGTGETIEVSDTETILSKCIEEGIAQEYSCRVGMCLACSAEILDGEVTQPAARGLTDEEAEEYALTCMARPQSDLVLDRGKYPPSIEEEAAEMNEPAAADDD is encoded by the coding sequence ATGACCGAGTACACCGTCGAGTTCGCCGGGACGGGCGAGACCATCGAGGTCTCGGACACCGAGACCATCCTGAGCAAGTGCATCGAGGAGGGAATCGCACAGGAGTACTCCTGTCGCGTCGGGATGTGTCTGGCCTGTTCGGCCGAGATACTCGACGGCGAGGTCACCCAGCCAGCCGCCCGCGGCCTCACCGACGAGGAGGCCGAGGAGTACGCCCTGACCTGCATGGCCCGGCCCCAGAGCGACCTCGTGCTCGACCGCGGGAAGTACCCGCCGAGCATCGAGGAGGAGGCCGCCGAGATGAACGAACCCGCGGCCGCCGACGACGACTGA
- a CDS encoding aminoglycoside N(3)-acetyltransferase has product MSERNVIERGDGPISAGRIADDCSQLGVEPGDTLLVHSSLSALGWVAGGAAAVVDALMETVTDAGTLVMPTHTGHYSDPDRWEDPPVPDDWTADVRATIPPFRPEVTPTRGMGAIPECFRTYPGVVRSRHPTTSFAAWGADAGFVVGDHAYDDGLGERSPLARVYDLDGSVLLLGVGHDTNTSLHLAEHRADFEKTVVTQGAPVLASDRREEGREEGREEERREGRDEERGEGDARTDRDRRATGAPVAPDEREWISFEELDYDDGDFERAGAAFERDRPDATARGRVGNAEAVVLSQRALVDYAVGWFGENRA; this is encoded by the coding sequence ATGTCCGAGCGCAACGTCATCGAGCGCGGCGACGGTCCGATCAGCGCGGGGCGAATCGCCGACGACTGCTCGCAACTCGGCGTCGAACCCGGCGACACCCTGCTGGTCCACTCGTCGCTGTCGGCGCTCGGGTGGGTCGCGGGCGGCGCGGCCGCGGTCGTCGACGCCCTGATGGAGACCGTCACCGACGCCGGGACGCTGGTGATGCCGACCCACACGGGCCACTACTCCGATCCCGACCGGTGGGAGGACCCGCCGGTACCCGACGACTGGACCGCCGACGTTCGCGCGACGATTCCGCCGTTCCGTCCCGAGGTCACCCCCACCCGCGGGATGGGCGCGATTCCCGAGTGCTTCCGGACCTACCCCGGCGTGGTGCGGAGTCGCCACCCCACCACCTCCTTCGCGGCGTGGGGCGCGGACGCCGGGTTCGTGGTCGGCGACCACGCCTACGACGACGGCCTCGGCGAGAGGTCGCCGCTCGCGCGGGTGTACGACCTCGACGGGTCGGTCCTCCTGCTGGGGGTCGGTCACGATACCAACACCTCGTTGCACCTCGCGGAACACCGGGCCGACTTCGAGAAGACGGTCGTGACGCAGGGCGCGCCCGTTCTCGCGAGCGACAGGCGCGAGGAGGGGCGGGAAGAGGGTCGCGAGGAAGAGCGGAGAGAGGGACGCGACGAGGAGCGGGGAGAGGGGGACGCCAGAACGGACCGCGACCGGCGCGCCACCGGCGCGCCGGTCGCGCCCGACGAGCGCGAGTGGATATCGTTCGAGGAACTCGACTACGACGACGGCGACTTCGAGCGGGCGGGCGCGGCGTTCGAGCGCGACCGGCCCGACGCGACCGCGCGCGGTCGCGTCGGGAACGCCGAGGCGGTCGTGCTGTCCCAGCGCGCGCTGGTCGACTACGCGGTCGGGTGGTTCGGCGAGAATCGGGCGTAG
- a CDS encoding flavin reductase family protein — MELDPDEVPSLYRTLAGAVVPRPIAWVSTTGPDGVDNLAPYSFFNVVAVDPPVVMFAPVNDDQSPEGLKDTPRNVAETGEFVVNVVTESLAEPMNETSATLPAGESEFDRADLERAESRTVAPPRVAGTPVAFECSLYEMLPVGGSTMVLGEVEWVHVDDAVTTAGKLDTRKLDAVGRLSGSSYATTAERFAMERPP; from the coding sequence ATGGAACTCGACCCCGACGAGGTGCCCTCGCTGTACCGGACCCTCGCGGGCGCGGTCGTCCCCCGACCCATCGCGTGGGTCAGCACGACCGGCCCCGACGGCGTGGACAACCTCGCGCCCTACAGCTTCTTCAACGTCGTGGCGGTCGACCCGCCGGTCGTGATGTTCGCGCCGGTGAACGACGACCAATCGCCCGAGGGCCTCAAGGACACGCCCCGGAACGTCGCCGAGACCGGGGAGTTCGTGGTCAACGTCGTGACCGAATCGCTCGCGGAGCCGATGAACGAGACGAGCGCGACCCTGCCCGCGGGCGAGAGCGAGTTCGACCGCGCCGACCTCGAACGCGCCGAGTCCCGGACCGTCGCGCCGCCCCGCGTCGCCGGGACGCCGGTCGCCTTCGAGTGCTCGCTGTACGAGATGCTACCGGTCGGCGGGTCGACGATGGTGCTGGGCGAGGTCGAGTGGGTCCACGTCGACGACGCGGTCACGACCGCCGGAAAGCTCGACACCCGGAAGCTCGACGCCGTCGGTCGGCTCTCGGGGAGCAGCTACGCGACCACCGCCGAGCGATTCGCCATGGAGCGCCCCCCGTGA
- a CDS encoding MBL fold metallo-hydrolase: MTDENADAPSVSPEDLHERLARGERVRLLDVRNREEFEAWRIEGAEATQVPYAEFAAAKARGDLGELAADLDLSGPVVAVCPRGEVSATVAESLREEGVDARNLAGGMGGWARVYVASELAVAPSGATATVVQYDRPASGCLSYLVVSEGQAAVVDPLRAFADRYVADAESRGADLAYAVDTHVHADHFSGVRRLAAETDAQAVVPEGARDRGLDFDARLLGDGDDLEVGSVTLTALHAPGHTTELTALVLGEVLFSGDALFLDGYGRPDLERGEGGAAALAETLYDTLGDRLLALPDVTLVAPGHREPAATPREDGTFVAPLGTVRERISLPDDRGAFVSRVLDSLPPRPANYEEIIPANLGTEEVDDDEAFELELGPNNCAVAADD; encoded by the coding sequence ATGACCGACGAGAACGCCGATGCCCCTTCGGTGTCGCCCGAGGACCTCCACGAGCGACTCGCACGCGGCGAGCGCGTGCGCCTGCTCGACGTGCGAAACCGCGAGGAGTTCGAGGCGTGGCGCATCGAGGGCGCAGAGGCGACGCAGGTCCCGTACGCCGAGTTCGCGGCCGCGAAGGCGCGCGGAGACCTCGGCGAACTGGCGGCCGACCTCGACCTCTCGGGACCGGTCGTCGCGGTCTGCCCCCGCGGCGAGGTCAGCGCCACCGTGGCCGAGTCGTTGCGCGAGGAGGGCGTCGACGCGCGAAATCTCGCTGGCGGAATGGGCGGCTGGGCGCGGGTCTACGTCGCCAGCGAACTCGCGGTCGCGCCCTCGGGCGCGACCGCGACCGTCGTCCAGTACGACCGACCCGCGAGCGGGTGTCTGTCGTACCTCGTGGTCTCGGAGGGGCAGGCCGCCGTCGTCGACCCCCTGCGGGCGTTCGCCGACCGGTACGTCGCCGACGCCGAGTCCCGGGGTGCCGACCTCGCGTACGCCGTCGACACCCACGTCCACGCCGACCACTTCTCGGGCGTCCGGCGACTCGCTGCGGAGACCGACGCGCAGGCGGTCGTGCCCGAGGGCGCGCGCGACCGAGGGCTCGACTTCGACGCCCGCCTGCTCGGAGACGGCGACGACCTCGAAGTCGGGTCGGTGACCCTGACCGCGCTCCACGCGCCGGGCCACACCACTGAACTCACCGCGCTCGTCCTTGGAGAGGTGCTGTTCTCTGGTGACGCGCTGTTCCTCGACGGCTACGGCAGACCGGACCTCGAACGCGGCGAGGGCGGCGCGGCCGCCCTCGCCGAGACCCTCTACGACACCCTCGGCGACCGCCTGCTCGCGCTCCCCGACGTGACGCTGGTCGCGCCCGGACACCGCGAACCCGCCGCGACGCCGCGCGAGGACGGGACCTTCGTCGCGCCCCTCGGGACCGTCCGCGAGCGCATCTCCCTGCCCGACGACCGCGGGGCGTTCGTCTCGCGGGTGCTCGACTCGCTCCCGCCCCGGCCCGCCAACTACGAGGAGATAATTCCGGCGAACCTCGGGACGGAAGAGGTCGACGACGACGAGGCGTTCGAACTCGAACTCGGGCCGAACAACTGCGCGGTGGCGGCCGACGACTGA
- a CDS encoding rubrerythrin family protein, which translates to MDADSFVTEVEEAKATELDRLGSQQSLVALTDADLDAESVLRAAARSERVARETFAEWAETEANADASEAFAGLARQETDHYERVVAELGDEAEDFGPEGPDPMHEYLRGLDSTVERAAGLVGRSLASERTQLQVVNFFVNDADERRADCFRELRAETQDGISAGAELLEETCDGEDDWERARKTAEETVRVAYDDYAETLEGMGLDPRPIC; encoded by the coding sequence ATGGACGCCGACAGTTTCGTAACCGAGGTAGAGGAGGCGAAGGCGACCGAACTCGACAGACTCGGCTCCCAGCAGTCGCTCGTGGCGCTCACCGATGCCGACCTCGACGCCGAGTCGGTCCTCCGGGCGGCCGCCCGGAGCGAGCGCGTCGCTCGCGAGACGTTCGCCGAGTGGGCCGAGACCGAGGCGAACGCCGACGCCAGCGAGGCGTTCGCCGGGCTCGCCCGCCAAGAGACCGACCACTACGAGCGCGTGGTCGCCGAACTGGGCGACGAAGCCGAGGACTTCGGCCCCGAGGGCCCCGACCCGATGCACGAGTACCTCCGCGGGCTCGATTCGACCGTCGAGCGCGCGGCGGGCCTCGTCGGCCGGTCGCTCGCGAGCGAACGCACCCAGTTACAGGTCGTCAATTTCTTCGTCAACGACGCCGACGAGCGCCGGGCCGACTGCTTCCGGGAGTTGCGAGCCGAGACACAGGACGGAATCTCGGCGGGCGCGGAGTTGCTGGAGGAGACTTGCGACGGGGAAGACGACTGGGAGCGCGCAAGGAAAACCGCCGAGGAGACGGTACGGGTGGCCTACGACGACTACGCCGAGACGCTGGAGGGGATGGGGTTGGACCCGCGGCCGATCTGTTGA